In Mercurialis annua linkage group LG5, ddMerAnnu1.2, whole genome shotgun sequence, a single genomic region encodes these proteins:
- the LOC126681138 gene encoding pentatricopeptide repeat-containing protein At2g35130 isoform X1: MIFLCRLIFVCKFSYIFITPTSSKNDFTCQAKSSGGETVKKYKRDAIFLDKRGKWRSYNHKKLSRKRCGSLRGQGWKYGSGFVDGIFPVLSPVAQQILSFVQRDVDSSVLWAALDTLPATHETWDDLINVAVQLRLNKQWDLILLICQWILHRSSFQSDVLIFNLVIESYGKKSLYKMAEKTYFELLEARCIPTEDTYALLLKTYCMCGLQEKSEAIFAEMRKYGLPPSAIVYNAYIDGLIKAGNNQRAVEIFQRMKRDCCQPSTETYTLLINLHGKARQSYMALKLFNEMKSQKCKPNICTYTALVNAFAREGLCEKAEEIFEQLQEDGHEPDVYAYNALMEAYSRAGFPYGAAEIFSLMQHMGCEPDRASYNIMVDAYGRAGLHEDAQAVFEEMKRLGITPTMKSHMLLLSAYSKAGNVAKCEDIVNQMHESGLEPDTFVLNSMLNLYGRLGQFEKMEEVLTAMEKGAYETDISTYNILINIYGRAGYFEKMEGLFHSVATKNLKPDVVTWTSRLGAYSRKKLYPKCLEIFEEMIDAGCHPDGRTAKVLLSSCSSQDQIEQVTTVIRTMHKTMDSVLPV, translated from the exons ATGATTTTCTTGTGCAGGTTGATTTTTGTATGCAAATtcagttatatttttataacacCAACAAGCTCTAAGAATGACTTCACATGCCAAGCAAAGAGCTCCGGTGGTGAGACTGTTAAGAAATACAAACGTGATGCCATTTTCTTGGATAAGCGCGGGAAATGGCGCAGCTATAATCACAAAAAATTATCACGAAAACGAT GCGGATCTTTAAGGGGACAAGGATGGAAATACGGATCTGGATTTGTTGATGGAATTTTCCCAGTGCTAAGTCCTGTTGCCCAGCAAATACTCAGCTTCGTACAGAGGGATGTGGATTCGAGTGTCCTTTGGGCTGCTCTTGATACTCTTCCTGCCACTCATGAGACTTGGGATGATCTTATTAATGTGGCTGTTCAACTTAGATTGAATAAACAATGGGATCTTATTTTGTTG ATATGTCAATGGATATTGCACAGGAGCTCCTTCCAGTCGGATGTCTTGATATTCAATCTGGTCATAGAATCTTATGGGAAAAAGTCACTGTACAAGATGGCAGAAAAAACATATTTTGAGCTTCTTGAAGCCAGATGTATTCCTACTGAGGATACTTATGCCCTTCTTTTGAAAACATACTGCATGTGTGGACTACAAGAGAAATCTGAAGCAATATTTGCGGAGATGCGAAAGTATGGGCTTCCTCCAA GTGCAATTGTATACAACGCTTACATTGATGGGCTAATAAAGGCTGGAAACAACCAAAGAGCTGTAGAGATATTTCAGCGAATGAAAAGAGATTGTTGCCAACCGTCTACTGAAACTTACACATTATTGATCAACTTACATGGAAAG GCAAGACAATCTTATATGGCCTTGAAGCTATTTAACGAAATGAAGAGTCAAAAGTGTAAACCAAATATCTGCACGTACACTGCTCTGGTGAATGCATTTGCAAGAGAGGGTCTATGTGAGAAGGCCGAGGAAATTTTTGAGCAGCTGCAAGAAGATGGCCATGAACCTGATGTATATGCTTATAATGCGCTCATGGAGGCATACAG TCGTGCAGGCTTTCCTTATGGAGCTGCCGAGATATTTTCACTCATGCAGCACATGGGGTGTGAACCGGATAGAGCTTCTTACAACATCATGGTAGATGCATATGGGAGAGCTGGCCTTCATGAGG ATGCGCAAGCTGTATTCGAAGAGATGAAGCGACTAGGAATAACACCAACAATGAAATCCCATATGCTACTTTTATCTGCCTACTCGAAAGCCGGAAATGTCGCTAAATGCGAGGATATTGTAAACCAGATGCACGAATCTGGGCTAGAACCGGATACTTTTGTTCTCAACAGTATGCTGAACTTGTACGGGCGGCTCGGCCAATTCGAAAAGATGGAGGAAGTGTTAACAGCAATGGAAAAAGGAGCTTATGAAACTGATATAAGCACATACAACATCTTGATCAATATATACGGGCGGGCGGGATATTTCGAGAAAATGGAAGGACTCTTTCACTCAGTTGcaacaaaaaatttgaaaccagATGTAGTGACTTGGACTTCAAGATTAGGAGCATACTCTAGGAAGAAACTATACCCAAAATGCTTAGAGATTTTTGAGGAAATGATTGATGCTGGATGCCACCCAGATGGAAGAACTGCAAAAGTATTACTATCATCATGTTCAAGCCAAGATCAAATTGAGCAGGTTACCACTGTAATTAGAACAATGCATAAGACTATGGATTCTGTTTTGCCTGTTTGA
- the LOC126681138 gene encoding pentatricopeptide repeat-containing protein At2g35130 isoform X2 — protein MLIFVCKFSYIFITPTSSKNDFTCQAKSSGGETVKKYKRDAIFLDKRGKWRSYNHKKLSRKRCGSLRGQGWKYGSGFVDGIFPVLSPVAQQILSFVQRDVDSSVLWAALDTLPATHETWDDLINVAVQLRLNKQWDLILLICQWILHRSSFQSDVLIFNLVIESYGKKSLYKMAEKTYFELLEARCIPTEDTYALLLKTYCMCGLQEKSEAIFAEMRKYGLPPSAIVYNAYIDGLIKAGNNQRAVEIFQRMKRDCCQPSTETYTLLINLHGKARQSYMALKLFNEMKSQKCKPNICTYTALVNAFAREGLCEKAEEIFEQLQEDGHEPDVYAYNALMEAYSRAGFPYGAAEIFSLMQHMGCEPDRASYNIMVDAYGRAGLHEDAQAVFEEMKRLGITPTMKSHMLLLSAYSKAGNVAKCEDIVNQMHESGLEPDTFVLNSMLNLYGRLGQFEKMEEVLTAMEKGAYETDISTYNILINIYGRAGYFEKMEGLFHSVATKNLKPDVVTWTSRLGAYSRKKLYPKCLEIFEEMIDAGCHPDGRTAKVLLSSCSSQDQIEQVTTVIRTMHKTMDSVLPV, from the exons AT GTTGATTTTTGTATGCAAATtcagttatatttttataacacCAACAAGCTCTAAGAATGACTTCACATGCCAAGCAAAGAGCTCCGGTGGTGAGACTGTTAAGAAATACAAACGTGATGCCATTTTCTTGGATAAGCGCGGGAAATGGCGCAGCTATAATCACAAAAAATTATCACGAAAACGAT GCGGATCTTTAAGGGGACAAGGATGGAAATACGGATCTGGATTTGTTGATGGAATTTTCCCAGTGCTAAGTCCTGTTGCCCAGCAAATACTCAGCTTCGTACAGAGGGATGTGGATTCGAGTGTCCTTTGGGCTGCTCTTGATACTCTTCCTGCCACTCATGAGACTTGGGATGATCTTATTAATGTGGCTGTTCAACTTAGATTGAATAAACAATGGGATCTTATTTTGTTG ATATGTCAATGGATATTGCACAGGAGCTCCTTCCAGTCGGATGTCTTGATATTCAATCTGGTCATAGAATCTTATGGGAAAAAGTCACTGTACAAGATGGCAGAAAAAACATATTTTGAGCTTCTTGAAGCCAGATGTATTCCTACTGAGGATACTTATGCCCTTCTTTTGAAAACATACTGCATGTGTGGACTACAAGAGAAATCTGAAGCAATATTTGCGGAGATGCGAAAGTATGGGCTTCCTCCAA GTGCAATTGTATACAACGCTTACATTGATGGGCTAATAAAGGCTGGAAACAACCAAAGAGCTGTAGAGATATTTCAGCGAATGAAAAGAGATTGTTGCCAACCGTCTACTGAAACTTACACATTATTGATCAACTTACATGGAAAG GCAAGACAATCTTATATGGCCTTGAAGCTATTTAACGAAATGAAGAGTCAAAAGTGTAAACCAAATATCTGCACGTACACTGCTCTGGTGAATGCATTTGCAAGAGAGGGTCTATGTGAGAAGGCCGAGGAAATTTTTGAGCAGCTGCAAGAAGATGGCCATGAACCTGATGTATATGCTTATAATGCGCTCATGGAGGCATACAG TCGTGCAGGCTTTCCTTATGGAGCTGCCGAGATATTTTCACTCATGCAGCACATGGGGTGTGAACCGGATAGAGCTTCTTACAACATCATGGTAGATGCATATGGGAGAGCTGGCCTTCATGAGG ATGCGCAAGCTGTATTCGAAGAGATGAAGCGACTAGGAATAACACCAACAATGAAATCCCATATGCTACTTTTATCTGCCTACTCGAAAGCCGGAAATGTCGCTAAATGCGAGGATATTGTAAACCAGATGCACGAATCTGGGCTAGAACCGGATACTTTTGTTCTCAACAGTATGCTGAACTTGTACGGGCGGCTCGGCCAATTCGAAAAGATGGAGGAAGTGTTAACAGCAATGGAAAAAGGAGCTTATGAAACTGATATAAGCACATACAACATCTTGATCAATATATACGGGCGGGCGGGATATTTCGAGAAAATGGAAGGACTCTTTCACTCAGTTGcaacaaaaaatttgaaaccagATGTAGTGACTTGGACTTCAAGATTAGGAGCATACTCTAGGAAGAAACTATACCCAAAATGCTTAGAGATTTTTGAGGAAATGATTGATGCTGGATGCCACCCAGATGGAAGAACTGCAAAAGTATTACTATCATCATGTTCAAGCCAAGATCAAATTGAGCAGGTTACCACTGTAATTAGAACAATGCATAAGACTATGGATTCTGTTTTGCCTGTTTGA